The sequence GCCAACCAGCAGGAAGAGCGGCGTTGCCAGCAGCAGCACGGTATAAAGCGGTAGAATGTTGAGATAACCCAGCTGATGGCTCAACAGCGGAATGCCGATCAGCGTGCTCAGCGGCTGGCCATAAATGGGGGTGATATTGTTCTTGTGCATCACCTCGGGCAGGTCGAACCATAGCGCCGCTGCGGAGAACATGGCCAGGCACAGCATGGTTATGGTGATGTGCACGAAATAGAGCTGGCGCGCCCGGGCCCAGACCTTGGCTACGGCCAGCCAGAGATTGCCCGTTCGGAAGCCGTTGGAATAGGCAAGCCCTGCCGCCATGCCCGACATGAAGACAAAGGCTTCAGCCGCATCGGAGAAGCCGAAATTGCGGTTGGTGAAAGTCTCGTAGATGGTGCCCGGCACGTGGTTGATGAAAATCATCACCAGCGCAATGCCGCGGAACATATCGAGCCGCGCATCGCGGCCAACCGGTGCGGCGGAATTGTTGCGCGTGGTCTCTGTCGACCAGATGGCGCGCATCCAGTTCGGACCAAGCAGGCCGGCGGACCGATAGGCCGTGGTGTCAGGCAGGGACATGGCTTGGCGCCCTCATCGTGACCACGGAGAGTCCGGTTTCAATGGAGAGGGCGGGACCGGCCCAGGCCGCCAGGATGGCGCGCTGCGTCGCCAGCACCGGCGGTGGCGTGATTTCGATCCCGGTGCGGAAAGTCAGCGGCACACGGCGAGACGGACGCGACGTTGCCGAAACCAGGAGCGGCGCAGCCATGGCCGGCAGCATTGCGGGCGCCACCCACACGGCCACGGCTGGGCTGAAAGCCAGCGTGCTGCCCAGCGCCAGGGTTGCAAGGGCCACGATCCACCAGGTGGCGTGGAACGCTTCGCGAAGGCTGACCCAGTTCTGACCACGTCCGGTTGGCGGCCAGCCGCCATCGAGGCCGAGGAACACCTGCGCCACGGCGCGGCTCTGCAGCAAGAGCATGGTCGGCGCCAGGACGGTGGAGAGCGCTATCTCGCCCAGGACCGACAACAGTGCAACCGGCGTGCCGCCGAACAGCCGGTTCTCGCCATCGATCATGCCCCGAAACAGGATCAGCATCTTGGGCAGCACGAGGATGGCTGCCACGGCAAAGCCGAGCGCCCAGACCTCGACCAGGGGCACGCCGAGCCCAGCCAGTACAGGCGGCTGTTCGGGCAGAGCGCCGGCCACGATGCTGATGATCAGAAGTGCCAGCCAGAGGGGCGAGGCCAGGTAGGCCATGATGCCCTGAATGAAAGTGAAGCGGCTCCAGATCTTGAGTCCGGGAGCCGCCAGCAACCGTCCATGTTGCAGGTTGCCCTGGCACCAGCGGCGATCGCGCTTGGCATATTCGATCAGGTTTTCCGGGCCTTCCTCGTAGGACCCCTCGAGCCAGGGCTCGATCTCGACCTTCCAGCCGGCGCGGGCCAACAGCGCGGCCTCGACATAGTCGTGGCTGAGGATGTGGCCGCCGAAAGGCGGCGTCCCGGACAATTCCGGCAGGCCGCAGCTCGAAGCGAAGGCATGCATGCGGACGATGGCGTTGTGCCCCCAATAAGGCCCTTCGCGCCCCTGCATCAGTGCAGCGCCGCGGGCAAAGGTGGGCGACAGATATGAGGCCGCAAACTGAATGGAGCGGCCGAACATGGTTCTGGCGTTGATGATGCGTGGCACGGTCTGCAGCAGGCCGAGTTCTGGGTCGGCCTCCATGCGCTGCACCATGGCAACAATGGTTGCGCCTTCCATCAGGCTGTCAGCATCAAGGATCAGCGCAAATTCGTAAGCGCCGCCCGAGCGGGCCACGAAATCCTCGATATTGCCGGCCTTGCGACCAATATTGCGTTCACGCCGGCGGTAGAAAATGCGGCCTTCGCTCTGCGGCTCTTGCAGCAAACGTTCAAACCACACCGCCTCCTGGGCGGCGCACTCGACCGACTGGGTGTCGGACAGAACGGCAAAATGGAAATGTTCCGCCTGCCCCTCGGCGATCAGGCTGCGGTTCATGGCCGCGATGCGCGAGAAGGTCGCGACAGGGTCTTCGTTGTAAATGGGAACGAGAATGGCAGTGCGTCCGAGAATGGGCGCCGAGGATGGTGCGAGCCTTGGCTTGCGCCGGAACACCCCCAATACAGCGGCGGCGCTGCCCCAGACTAGCCAGAAGCTGCTGATGGCCACCAGCAGGCAACGCAGCAGATCGAGCGCGTTTAGGCTGCCTTCCCCCGCCAGGCGCAGAAAAAGGTAGCTGCCGACCAGACTGAACGCCAAGGCGGTCAGCAGCGCGGCGCAGCGAAACAGGACAGGCCAACCCATGGTTTGGGGTGCTTGGATCAACGACCGGCAAACGCCGAAAGCGTTTCGCGCAGCATGCTCAGCAGCGAGCGGCGCAGTTCCAGGCGCTGCTTGGGCATGGCCAGGGGCGCGTCGGGCAAGCCGTTGGCAAAGGGAAATTCAGCGTTGTGCTTCATGCGAGGGGTCTCCACTGGTAGAGCCAGGTTTCAGTCAGCTTCTTCCCCAAACCAACCAGGTAAGCTTTGAGCTCGAGCGGCGCGACGCCGTCGGTCTCCACGTCAAGGACCAGGCGCCAGACGCCGTTCGCGTCCACGCGCGACAGCACGGAGTTTCGTATGACCCCGCCGCTGACGGTCGCCAGCACGTCTATCGGCGTTCCCGGCGAAAATGTGTCGAGCTCCCCACCCTTGAAGTCGACGACGAACTTGCGAAGGTTGGCAGCATTCTCGACGCCCGACACGCCACCGACCCCGGCCCGGGTCTCGGCGACATAAGCGGTTGCGGCTTTTTCGTCCGGGTCGAGATTGCCCCAGATCAGGCGGTAGGCGTATTCGCGCGCCTGGCCGGCAAGGGCCGGCTCGGAAGGAATCCAGAAGGCGACAATGTTGTCGTCGGCCTCCAACTTGGCCGGAATTTCGATGAGGCGAACCATGCCCTGACCCCACTGGCCCTGCGGTTCGACGCGCAGCGAAGGACGGCGCTCATAGTGCGCACCCGCGTCCTGATAGGTCTCGAAATCGCGGCCGCGCTGATAGAGGCCAAAAGCCTGTGGATTGTTTTCCCAAAAGTAGGAATTGCCCAGAGTCGGGCCGTTGTTGAGCGCGCGCCACATGACTTCGCCGCCTTCGCGCTCGACCAAAAGGCCGTTGCTGTCATGCACCTGAGGGCGATAGTCGTCGAACCCGCCGCGATTGGCTTCGGCGTAGAGGAACATTGAAGTTAGAGGAGCGACACCAAGCTCCTTGACGTCGGCGCGGAAAAACAGCCGCGCCGTGACGTCCATCGTCGTTTCCTGGGTCGCATCGCTGGCCGGGGTGATCACGAAGCGATAGGCACCGGTAACGCTCTCGCTATCGAGCGCCGCGTAGACCGTCAGAGGCCCGCCATTCTGTGGCTTTTCGATGTAGAATTCGGAGAAGCGGGGAAACTCCTCCGGCAGATCGACCCAGGAATTGAGCACCAGACCCCGGGCGCTCAAGCCATAGATGTTGTCGCGGCCGAGTGAACGAAAATAGCTGGCGCCCAGGAACGACACCAATTCGTCATAGGCATCGGGGCGATTGAGCGGATAGTTGACGCGGACGCCGGCGACACCCGGAAACTCCTGCGCCTGTGCGACCTCGGCCACGGCAGTGTCGTGATACTCAAAATCCGCGGCGGCGAAATCGACCGGATGCGCCTGTCCCGATTCAATCTCGAATACCTTGACCGGTTCGGCATAGAGCCAACCCAGATGAAAGGCCTGGAGGCGATAACCGACATTGTCGTCCGCCCACTTGGACGCATCGGCGCGATACTGGACCTTGCGATAGGCGTCGTAGTCGAGCTGCTGGAACGCGTCAGGAAGTTTCGCCGTGACGGGGCTGAACGGCGCAGCTGCCATAGCCTGCATGCGGTCGCTGAAGCTGTCGTAATCGAAGGCAAACGCCGTCTCATCCTGCGCCAGAACCGGCAGAGTCAGCGATGTAGAGGAGAGAAGCAGAGCAGCCGCGCCAAGGCCTTGGAGGATATGACGACGATTGGGCAGGTTGGATTGAGGCTTCACCGGGCATCCTGTCAGTGACGAACTGCCGTGTTTTTGGGTAAAGCTCGAACGCCGACTAGGTCAAAAAGTTGTCGCATGCGTTCCATGCGCCAGAAGCATAGATCGCAACGCAGCCGAACCGGCCCCGGCGGGTTATGGACAATCGGGTGATCGTCGGCCCTAGGGGACAATCTTGGCTGTCATTGTCGAACAGGCAGCGCCGCAGGCGCAGACCAGGAGCGCGGTGTTGTGGCTCATACCACTTGCATGCGCAGCACTGGGGCTGCTCGTGCGCTTCCTCGCCTATGCCAACACCGTAGATGCTGCTTCGGTTGCAAATTTCGCCGAAGGCCTCTGCCGGTGGGATTGCGGATGGTATGTGCGGCTCTCAGAAGAAGGCTATGATCCCTTCCCCGTGCCGAGCATGATCAATGCAGGCAACTGGGCCTTCTTCCCGCTCTATCCGCTGTTGGTCGGTGCCCTTCGCATGGCGACGGGACTCCCCACCATGGTGGTGGCGACGGCGACATCGATCCTGCTCAGCGTTGTTGCGGCGCGCGTGGCCTGGCCGCTGTTGGGCCGGGAAATCCGTGCTTACAGCCTGTTCTGCGCCTTCCTGTTAGCAGGGCCGTTCGCAGTCTATTTCACCACCTTCTATACCGAGGTGCTGTTCCTGACGTTGACCCTCTGCGTGTTTGCGGCACTGCAGCGGCGCGACTATCTCGCCGCCGGTTTGTTCGCAGCTCTCGTCTCCGGCACCCGCATCGTCGGCGTTTTCATCGTGCTGGCGATCGTGCTGCAAGCCTGGCTCGACCATCGCCAGCGCGGGGGCACGCGGCCGGGTTTCATAAGTGCCGTGTTGAAGCGACCTGACATCCTGGTAGCTATCTTCATCGCGCCGCTGGGGCTGTTCACATACATGGCCTATCTCCACTGGCATATCGGGGACGCCCTGGCCTTCAGCCATGTACAGCGTGCCTGGGGCCGCGCGACCGGC comes from Devosia oryziradicis and encodes:
- the mdoH gene encoding glucans biosynthesis glucosyltransferase MdoH, whose amino-acid sequence is MSLCQRLARRAPGHAQAAPGTAPLAAEHAARNAFGVCRSLIQAPQTMGWPVLFRCAALLTALAFSLVGSYLFLRLAGEGSLNALDLLRCLLVAISSFWLVWGSAAAVLGVFRRKPRLAPSSAPILGRTAILVPIYNEDPVATFSRIAAMNRSLIAEGQAEHFHFAVLSDTQSVECAAQEAVWFERLLQEPQSEGRIFYRRRERNIGRKAGNIEDFVARSGGAYEFALILDADSLMEGATIVAMVQRMEADPELGLLQTVPRIINARTMFGRSIQFAASYLSPTFARGAALMQGREGPYWGHNAIVRMHAFASSCGLPELSGTPPFGGHILSHDYVEAALLARAGWKVEIEPWLEGSYEEGPENLIEYAKRDRRWCQGNLQHGRLLAAPGLKIWSRFTFIQGIMAYLASPLWLALLIISIVAGALPEQPPVLAGLGVPLVEVWALGFAVAAILVLPKMLILFRGMIDGENRLFGGTPVALLSVLGEIALSTVLAPTMLLLQSRAVAQVFLGLDGGWPPTGRGQNWVSLREAFHATWWIVALATLALGSTLAFSPAVAVWVAPAMLPAMAAPLLVSATSRPSRRVPLTFRTGIEITPPPVLATQRAILAAWAGPALSIETGLSVVTMRAPSHVPA
- a CDS encoding glucan biosynthesis protein, coding for MKPQSNLPNRRHILQGLGAAALLLSSTSLTLPVLAQDETAFAFDYDSFSDRMQAMAAAPFSPVTAKLPDAFQQLDYDAYRKVQYRADASKWADDNVGYRLQAFHLGWLYAEPVKVFEIESGQAHPVDFAAADFEYHDTAVAEVAQAQEFPGVAGVRVNYPLNRPDAYDELVSFLGASYFRSLGRDNIYGLSARGLVLNSWVDLPEEFPRFSEFYIEKPQNGGPLTVYAALDSESVTGAYRFVITPASDATQETTMDVTARLFFRADVKELGVAPLTSMFLYAEANRGGFDDYRPQVHDSNGLLVEREGGEVMWRALNNGPTLGNSYFWENNPQAFGLYQRGRDFETYQDAGAHYERRPSLRVEPQGQWGQGMVRLIEIPAKLEADDNIVAFWIPSEPALAGQAREYAYRLIWGNLDPDEKAATAYVAETRAGVGGVSGVENAANLRKFVVDFKGGELDTFSPGTPIDVLATVSGGVIRNSVLSRVDANGVWRLVLDVETDGVAPLELKAYLVGLGKKLTETWLYQWRPLA